In Anthonomus grandis grandis chromosome 6, icAntGran1.3, whole genome shotgun sequence, one DNA window encodes the following:
- the LOC126737137 gene encoding carboxypeptidase B-like: MAKLFTFLLVLAVAGWTCEARILKRDIQRDIPEVPLKPEPVEPKIEDVLHEESLKPTEGDNSNLKSSDDNEDDFEQPEGRVLYSGSQLWKTVVDSEEKVRVLAKLRDEEDISMWGGNVSAIDILVKPNAVDKVRNILSQERINYDVAIDDLQKAIDEENPPPEKEEENRNGHPLTWQSYHRVNDHHSYLDFLADQYPDLVKLQTIGSSVNGRPIKVIKISNGRAGNKAIWVDGGIHAREWITPATVTYIINQFVTNWEAEPKYVQNIDWYFAPMLNPDGYEYTHMTDRLWRKNRRGSGRCAGIDLNRNFGYRWGGSGSSKNPCAETYGGSGPFSEPETAAVQRFISGANAKWRAYVSFHSYGQYILYPWGYNRVVPPDYRDLEMVGQKAAQAIRNVGGPSYTVGPAGNTLYPAAGGSDDWAKGTMKMKYAYTIELRDNGRYGFVLPASYILPTAKEGLAAVRVIAEAASKA; the protein is encoded by the exons ATGGCCAAACTGTTCACTTTTTTGCTGGTTCTCGCGGTGGCTGGATGGACCTGCGAGGCCAGAATTTTAAAGAGGGACATCCAAAG GGATATCCCGGAGGTGCCCCTAAAACCTGAACCGGTGGAACCGAAAATTGAAGATGTTTTACACGAAGAATCTCTTAAACCCACTGAAGGGGATAATTCCAATTTGAAATCGAGTGATGATAATGAGGATGATTTTGAACAGCCAGAAGGGAGGGTACTGTACAGCGGTAGTCAACTGTGGAAAACCGTTGTGGATAGTGAGGAAAAAGTGAGGGTGCTGGCCAAACTAAGAGACGAAGaag ATATCAGCATGTGGGGTGGAAACGTTTCGGCTATTGACATACTGGTAAAACCGAATGCGGTGGATAAAGTGAGAAATATCCTGAGCCAAGAGCGTATTAACTATGATGTTGCTATTGATGACCTACAGAAGGCTATTGACGAGGAAAACCCACCACCAGAGAAGGAGGAAGAAAATAGAAATG GACACCCATTAACGTGGCAATCATACCACAGAGTAAACGATCATCATAGCTACTTGGACTTCTTGGCAGACCAATATCCGGACTTAGTCAAGTTGCAAACAATCGGCAGTTCCGTCAATGGGAGACCCATTAAAGTGATCAAAATCTCTAACGGACGTGCTGGCAATAAAGCCATATGGGTGGACG GTGGTATCCATGCTCGAGAATGGATCACTCCAGCCACCGTTACATACATCATCAATCAATTCGTCACCAACTGGGAAGCTGAACCTAAATACGTACAAAACATCGATTGGTACTTTGCCCCCATGCTAAATCCCGATGGGTACGAATACACCCATATGACCGACCGGTTATGGAGGAAGAACAGGAGAGGCTCAGGCAGATGTGCCGGTATCGACTTAAATAGAAACTTTGG GTACCGTTGGGGTGGCTCGGGATCATCAAAGAACCCCTGCGCGGAAACGTATGGAGGCTCAGGACCCTTTTCAGAGCCAGAAACTGCTGCGGTACAACGATTTATTAGTGGGGCGAACGCAAAATGGAGAGCCTACGTGTCATTCCACTCTTATGGGCAATATATTTTGTATCCCTGGGGTTATAACAGGGTAGTGCCTCCGGACTATAGAGATTTGGAAATGGTGGGTCAGAAGGCCGCCCAGGCTATTAGGAACGTTGGGGGCCCATCGTATACTGTTGGACCAGCTg GAAACACTTTGTACCCGGCCGCAGGAGGTTCGGATGATTGGGCAAAGGGCACCATGAAAATGAAATACGCCTACACCATAGAACTGCGAGATAATGGTAGATACGGTTTCGTTTTACCAGCGAGTTACATCCTACCCACAGCTAAAGAAGGGTTGGCCGCTGTACGGGTAATCGCAGAAGCCGCTAGCAAAGCTTAG
- the LOC126737098 gene encoding pre-mRNA-splicing regulator female-lethal(2)D, which produces MSDSGDVQQPSSPAERDKAPSKVIISEAEISSLTPTEWVNRWHQQESYITTLERKFNLQEGDLHELRQSSERIKSQLQEAQQREKMLVRRLTAKEQETQDYLCQLNELKNSQAPTIPSLRSALLDPAVNSILQQLRLELQETKTKLENIQNELSAWKFTPDSNTGKRLMAKCRLLYQENEELGKITSSGRIAKLESDLALQKSFSEEVRQSQNELDSFLADLDEDVEGMQSTILFLQTELKRSKEQVQTMQKEISMLKVSNGRTNGENSGVCESERTDSDSELERTRGAKRVRRSSVLSLDFNEDDALVISTNGDVAMSSDIE; this is translated from the exons ATGTCGGACTCCGGTGACGTCCAACAACCATCCAGTCCCGCGGAACGGGATAAGGCGCCCTCCAAAGTAATCATTTCCGAGGCAGAAATTTCGTCATTAACGCCTACGGAATGGGTCAATCGTTGGCATCAACAAGAGTCCTACATCACCACCCTGGAAAGGAAATTTAATCTACAAGAAG GGGATCTCCATGAGCTACGACAAAGCAGTGAAAGGATCAAAAGCCAACTTCAGGAGGCACAACAAAGGGAGAAAATGTTAGTGAGGAGGTTAACGGCTAAAGAGCAAGAGACGCAAGACTACTTG TGCCAGTTAAACGAACTGAAAAATTCCCAAGCTCCAACAATACCGTCTCTCCGATCCGCCCTATTAGATCCAGCAGTTAACAGCATTCTTCAGCAACTTAGGTTGGAACTTCAAGAGACCAAAACGAAACTGGAAAACATTCAGAACGAGCTCTCTGCCTGGAAATTCACCCCCGACAGTAACACAGGAAAACGCCTTATGGCAAAATGTAGACTCTTGTATCAAGAGAACGAAGAATTGGGCAAAATCACTAGTTCGGGTCGCATAGCGAAACTGGAAAGCGACCTGGCCCTACAAAAGAGTTTTTCCGAGGAAGTTAGGCAGTCACAAAACGAGCTGGACTCTTTCCTGGCCGACCTCGACGAGGACGTTGAGGGCATGCAAAGtacaattttgtttcttcaaacGGAATTAAAGAGATCGAAAGAACAAGTGCAGACGATGCAGAAAGAGATCAGTATGTTGAAAGTTAGCAACGGAAGGACCAACGGTGAAAATAGTGGTGTTTGTGAGTCTGAACGGACCGATTCGGATAGCGAGTTAGAGAGGACACGAGGCGCGAAAAGGGTTAGAAGGTCCTCGGTATTAAGTCTCGATTTTAACGAGGACGATGCGCTAGTGATAAGTACGAATGGGGATGTCGCCATGTCTTCGGATATTGAATAA